The Rahnella aceris genome contains the following window.
GATGGGGGATAACGGCCCGATTGAAGTTCCGCCGAATTCTCAGCTCACGGTTTCTGCGGACGGGACCATTGCCGTGCTTGAAGCCGGTGCTGACCCCAACACCATGGGCCAGCTCGGTAAGCTCAAGCTGGTGAAAGCGGCCAACAATGAAGTCACCCGTGGCGATGATGGTATGTTCCGGCCAACGCCGGCGACCGTTCAGGCACGGGGTGCGGCTTTACAGCCTGACCCGACTATTCACGTTATGCCCGGAACGCTTGAGGGCAGTAACGCGGATCCGGTTTCAACCATGGTTGACATGATCGCCAACGCCCGTCGCTTTGAGATGCAGATGAAAGTCATCCACAGCGTCGATGAAAATGAACAGAGTGCCAACAATCTGCTGTCAATGAGCTGATGATGGCAGAGGAGTAATGACATGATCCCATCGCTGTATATTGCGAAAACCGGTCTGGATGCCCAGCAGACCAATATGGATGTAATCGCCAACAACCTGGCGAACGTCAGCACCAACGGTTTTAAACGCCAGCGTGCGGTATTTGAAGACCTGCTTTACCAGACAGTCCGTCAGCCTGGTGCGCAGTCTTCTGAGCAAACCAACCTGCCATCCGGTTTACAGATTGGTACCGGTGTGCGTCCTGTTTCTACTGAGCGTTTGTTCTCGCAGGGCAACCTGTCGCAGACCAGCAACAGCAAAGACATTGCCGTCAAAGGGGAAGGTTTCTTCCAGGTTCAGTTGCCGGACGGCACGACGGCCTATACCCGTGACGGGTCTTTCCAGGTTGATCAGAACGGTCAGCTGGTGACCTCCAGTGGTTATCAGGTTATTCCTGCGATCACCGTTCCGGCGAATGCGCTGAGCATGACGGTCGGGCGTGACGGTATCGTGAGTGTGACCACGCAAGGTCAGACGGCGGCACA
Protein-coding sequences here:
- a CDS encoding flagellar basal body rod protein FlgF, producing MDHAIYTAGGAASQTLVQQSVTSSNLANANTPGFRSQLLAMRAVPVDGESLQTRTLVTASTPGADMTQGKLNYTGRPLDVALQQDGFLAVQMPDGSEAYTRNGDMQVSPTNQLTVQGHPVMGDNGPIEVPPNSQLTVSADGTIAVLEAGADPNTMGQLGKLKLVKAANNEVTRGDDGMFRPTPATVQARGAALQPDPTIHVMPGTLEGSNADPVSTMVDMIANARRFEMQMKVIHSVDENEQSANNLLSMS
- the flgG gene encoding flagellar basal-body rod protein FlgG yields the protein MIPSLYIAKTGLDAQQTNMDVIANNLANVSTNGFKRQRAVFEDLLYQTVRQPGAQSSEQTNLPSGLQIGTGVRPVSTERLFSQGNLSQTSNSKDIAVKGEGFFQVQLPDGTTAYTRDGSFQVDQNGQLVTSSGYQVIPAITVPANALSMTVGRDGIVSVTTQGQTAAQQVGQLTLSTFINNSGLESLGENLYQETQSSGAPTESTPGLNGAGLLYQGYVETSNVNVAEELVNMIQTQRAYEINSKAVSTSDEMLQKLSQL